From the genome of Methanobrevibacter smithii ATCC 35061, one region includes:
- a CDS encoding radical SAM protein has protein sequence MHNVNISKISRLRINSECDGVSTLIGCMGCPLRCAYCFNPFTWDGSVEPKKYSIDELYEEVKLDNLYFLATEGDLVFGGGEPLLYSTFIKEFIKIYENWLEIHT, from the coding sequence ATGCATAATGTTAATATTTCAAAAATCTCAAGATTAAGAATAAACTCTGAATGTGATGGAGTTTCAACGTTAATTGGTTGTATGGGATGCCCTTTAAGATGCGCTTATTGTTTTAATCCATTCACATGGGATGGTTCAGTTGAACCTAAAAAATATTCTATTGATGAATTATATGAAGAAGTAAAACTTGATAATCTTTATTTTCTTGCAACTGAAGGGGACTTAGTTTTCGGTGGTGGTGAACCATTGTTATATTCTACTTTTATCAAGGAGTTTATTAAAATATACGAAAACTGGTTGGAAATTCACACTTGA
- a CDS encoding SseB family protein produces the protein MELYNHLFNFFVFLKSGEEQKPVKEDIIYFRQNNIQVGVNPKIIQLLMYLIALYSQNNMLSSSGYFKNILDEVSKFNNYLNHLVDDEIDEQNVVELKNEMGVDNSRLEELTKEEITPIMQIEFLNMLKESRLYMPVSYSKNMFEGIESAKVGDVIGPTVQIVFNIEFLTDDKGNKAVPLFTSDEMMEAADFRSSTYVLYMGDLADMLKQTDRYSLIAINPFTDYNINVPMETFLSLFNDENEVIDIRNDEIRELLRQDSLSEDKLNEFGEKLLTSIMITGCVDADGTNFVLIWDDDNKSHLPLFTDIDEFKKIFNNYERDIYPQAYQFKDLVNVANENIVINPASESIILNPEMFKS, from the coding sequence ATGGAATTATATAATCATCTGTTTAATTTCTTCGTATTCTTAAAATCTGGTGAAGAACAAAAACCCGTTAAAGAGGATATTATATACTTTAGACAAAATAATATTCAAGTTGGTGTTAATCCTAAAATAATTCAACTATTAATGTATTTAATAGCACTTTACAGCCAAAATAATATGTTAAGCAGTTCAGGATACTTTAAAAATATTTTAGATGAAGTTTCTAAATTTAATAATTATTTAAATCATCTTGTTGATGATGAAATAGATGAACAAAATGTGGTTGAATTAAAAAATGAAATGGGGGTTGATAATTCACGATTAGAGGAATTAACAAAAGAAGAAATAACTCCAATAATGCAAATTGAATTTTTAAACATGTTAAAAGAGTCCAGATTATATATGCCGGTTAGTTATAGTAAAAATATGTTTGAGGGTATTGAAAGTGCAAAAGTAGGTGATGTGATTGGACCTACTGTCCAAATTGTGTTTAATATTGAATTTTTAACTGATGATAAAGGAAATAAAGCAGTTCCTTTATTTACTAGTGATGAAATGATGGAAGCTGCAGATTTTAGAAGTTCAACATATGTATTATATATGGGTGATTTGGCAGATATGTTAAAACAAACTGATAGATATTCTTTAATTGCAATTAATCCATTTACAGATTATAATATTAATGTGCCTATGGAAACTTTTTTAAGTTTATTTAATGACGAAAATGAAGTTATTGATATAAGAAATGATGAAATAAGAGAATTGTTACGTCAAGATTCTTTATCAGAAGACAAATTAAATGAATTTGGTGAAAAATTATTAACTTCAATAATGATTACTGGTTGTGTTGATGCTGATGGTACAAATTTTGTTTTAATATGGGATGACGATAATAAATCGCATTTGCCTTTATTCACAGACATTGATGAGTTTAAAAAGATTTTTAATAATTATGAAAGAGATATTTATCCCCAAGCATATCAATTTAAAGACCTGGTAAATGTTGCAAATGAAAATATTGTAATAAATCCCGCATCCGAATCAATAATATTGAATCCAGAAATGTTTAAAAGCTAA